Proteins co-encoded in one Apteryx mantelli isolate bAptMan1 chromosome 4, bAptMan1.hap1, whole genome shotgun sequence genomic window:
- the SPATA7 gene encoding spermatogenesis-associated protein 7 isoform X2 has protein sequence MNESKNASRSSSRESGRLLSFSLGKSSLEAEDNDRLFPCAQRAQYLPRALSPPDEHGLVCSSPVKYARKDSRNTSNASNSNSSVSTSSPLRKPSGVSCSCSTDSFVGIGHSQRRQETNSKVYSRDLLDSHSDFFTDSQKPFTPRTLISDAKSFLSQYRYYTPAQRKRKNRYKQQVDAETQTDVISFPSADKASERKVMTEHQKIAVKAEDKRQTVDKPERTSALQYSFPRSTPLYSEQPSARRKIQSEEEELLYLTFIEDVTNEILKLGLFSNRALEQLFECHVEENKHRLDENKMRHLLGVLKVDLGCSAGRSAEQIHANWEAFHSLDLETFDTMEQLKFTSKSRRQRKATENEEFFRAMDLLLTEPNKCKSPVCFENSKERQSTDDFSVDVAEMMNAGTDSHSSAKSEEGPETSPTFDATLNSITCDSDLETNKDLDDLEESFAEALQLSPGCPE, from the exons AGTTCCTTAGAAGCAGAAGACAATGACCGTCTCTTCCCCTGCGCTCAGCGGGCACAGTACTTGCCTAGAGCACTGTCACCTCCTGACGAGCATGGCTTGGTTTGCTCCAGTCCTGTAAAATATGCCAGAAAAGATTCTCGGAATACATCTAATGCCTCTAACTCAAACTCAAGTGTCAGTACCTCAAGTCCATTAAGAAAACCCTCTGGAGTTTCATGCAGTTGCTCCACTGATAGTTTTGTCGGCATCGGTCATTCTCAGAGGCGTCAAGAAACTAACTCCAAAGTATACAGCAGGGATCTTCTAGACAGTCACTCTGACTTCTTTACTGATAGCCAAAAACCTTTTACTCCACGCACCTTAATATCAGATGCTAAATCCTTCCTGTCACAGTACAGGTATTACACTCCTgctcaaaggaaaaggaaaaatcgCTATAAGCAGCAGGTGGATGCTGAAACACAGACTGATGTAATCAG CTTTCCCTCTGCAGACAAAGCATCTGAGAGAAAAGTTATGACTGAACATCAGAAGATTGCAGTGAAG GCTGAAGATAAAAGACAAACTGTGGATAAGCCTGAGAGAACATCTGCTCTTCAGTACTCCTTCCCAAG GTCAACACCCTTGTATTCTGAGCAGCCTTCAGCAAGGAGGAAAATCCAGTCTGA aGAAGAGGAGCTTTTATATCTGACTTTCATTGAAGATGTAACAAATGAAATTCTTAAGCTGGGGCTATTTTCTAACAG aGCTCTGGAACAATTGTTTGAGTGTCATGTAGAAGAAAATAAGCACCGTTTGGATGAG AACAAAATGCGCCATCTATTGGGTGTCCTTAAAGTGGATCTTGGTTGCAGCGCAGGCAGAAGTGCTGAGCAAATCCATGCAAACTGGGAAGCGTTTCACTCGTTAGATCTAGAGACGTTTGATACAATGGAGCAGCTCAAGTTTACCAGTAAAAGTCGGAGACAaagaaaagctacagaaaatgaagaattctTTAGGGCCATGGATTTATTATTGACGGAACCAAACAAATGCAAATCACCAGTGTGTTTTGAAAATTCAAAGGAGAGACAGAGCACGGATGACTTTTCAGTAGATGTTGCTGAAATGATGAATGCTGGGACAGACTCTCACTCTTCTGCAAAATCTGAAGAAGGCCCAGAAACTTCACCCACATTTGATGCAACTTTAAACTCTATTACCTGTGACAGTGATTTGGAAACCAATAAGGACCTTGATGACCTTGAAGAAAGCTTTGCAGAGGCCCTTCAGCTATCACCTGGCTGTCCAGAGTAG